A segment of the Nitrosopumilaceae archaeon genome:
GCCAACCCTGAAATTGTCCTAATATTCCTGCTGGAACATTTGTTTGTACAATTCTTCCTTGAGGATCTACTACAAACACAGATAGATTTGTGTCCTTGTTTTCCCACGAGATATTTAATGAAGCTGCATTTATTGTTCTGTCTTGAACATCAAAATAATATTGTCTCCAATCACCCGCATTATACCTATTTGCCATGTCAAACGCACCACCAATGTATCCATTACCGTATAACACGTCACCATTTTGCGTACCTTGTATAACAGTAGGCAAATCTTTTGGTTGAAGTTTCTTTAAGACTCCAAAGGAAACTGGGACATTAACTTCATGTAAGCTATCTTTGAATGAAAGAAATCCTTGATGAACACCGGGCATAGAATCTGATGGTACGATAAGTGTTGCTACCACTTGAGTGGAACTGTACGGTGCAACTTGTATATCATCAGAGTTTACCCATATATCACTCCAGTTTTGTTTTTTGTAATAACTAGCAGTAATTGTATAATCCATTGAGGTAGAGTTTTTCTTTGTATCTCCCTGCCAGTAAGAAAATCTTGTTGGGACAGGATATACACCAACTAGTGGGATATGTTTGATTTTTAAATTGGGATCTGAGACTTGTAGTTGTTGAACTGTTCCCCATGACCCTCCTCTGTTTACCATGGAAAGTTCTGTATAGTCAGGTTTACCGTCTTTATTTTTGTCGTTCCAATCATATAGATAAAGAGATGAAATTTTGATATCGTCTGCATACATCTTAGATGACGCATTCAAAAAATCTGAAAATGGAAAGTTGAGATCAAGGATCATCAATGATGCATCATTTGGAATAGGTCTTGATTTCTTGAAGAAAGAAAGCAGATCAAAATGATCTTTTACATTTTCAAGAGGTATGTAATTTGGTCTATAGACTCCAGGTTTATTCAATAGAGAATCTTGTAGATTTACAGTAGTAGTATCATCGTATTGCGATTTCTTGATCAATTCAAGAACTTGTGGCGTTATTTTAATTTCAAGCGTTTTGTTTGTTGGGTTTTCAATAGTAAAGGTGGCAGATGTTCTATCACCAGGAAGTAATCTACCTCCAAACCATGAAGTTTGTGGAAAAGAATTATTGTTTAATTGGAATCTTTCTAATCCCATTGAAGATGAATTCAATGCTTTAATTGGAACGTCTACGATCTTTTTTATGTTAGAGTATGATGCATTGTTATATACAATAAACATGTCATCTTTTCCTTTAACAAAATTTACAGCATTTGTTACATTTACTAATCCTGATCCTTGTGTAAATGGATCATTTTTCAGATCAGTTGCGGTGGACATCAGAATATTTTCTATTTTAAATGTATCATATTGTTCGCCTTTCTGTTTTAGACTTTCCATCAATACAGCTGCTGAACCAGCAACAAGCGGAGCTGCCAAACTTGTTCCACCAAAAAGTACGAATGGATCAGTTGCATTTTTGTTATATTTTGTAACACTTGTTGGAGTAAAACTATATTCACCAATTCCCATCAAATCAGGCTTTGGATCACCTACTAAGCTAGGTCCTCTACTTGAGAAACCCGCAATTTCACCTGAGAAATAAGTGCTATTTCCAAATCTTGGTTGATTCTTAAATGAACTAGAACCAATGTATACATTGTTTGTTACAGCCCCTATTGTCAGGGCATATGGTGCAGCATCTGGAGTCCCCAAAGTTCCATATCCATGTCCTGCATTTCCTGCACTACTTACTACAAGTATACCGGGATAGTTTTTGTCAAGAGAACCTGGTACTTCAAGTGCACTTAACAATAACGACTGTATGTCAAGCCCTGGTACTGATTGTAAAATTGGAAAAGTAGAGATCCCCCAACTATTTGATAATATGTCAACTCTAGGTTTTCCGTCAAAGACCCAAGCATTTTTTTCTTGATTGAATCCAGCTGCCCACAGCCAACCATACACTGCATCACCAAACCACAATGCTTTGATTGGAACGATTTTTGCCCCAGGTGCTACACCTCTTAGAGAATATTTTGTAGTGTTACCGTAAATATCATACTTTTCAATTCCTTTTGACGCTATTGATGCAGCTGTAGAAGTTCCGTGACCTTGAAAATCATACATTACACCAAAGTAATTTCCTTTTGTATCGATTGGGGTCAATAGAGTCCCATTGGTTGCGCCAATTTTTTTATCAATTATTGATGATTTTCCTATCACCCCATAAACATCAAGTACTCGTGCACCAACAGTACCTGCACTATAATCTAATTTTCCATCATTGTTTGAATCATATACAAGAAATTCTTTTCCATTTCCCAAAGTAATTGGAGTCTCATCTGTGAAATCATAATCATACTGTGGAGCACTGCCTAGAGATAGATCAAAACGAGTAAAATCTTTCCAAGAATCAGACATGTCAGGTATTATGGTATCATACAAACCCGCTATTTTGGAATCAACCACAAGTACCGGAACTAGTTGTAAGCGTGAAGATTGACCCTGTAAAACATTTTCATAAATCACACCAAAGTGGTATATGCCACTTTTTGAAATTATGAAACTTTTACTATTTTTTCCAATTTTATAGTCGCTTGATGTAGTACCAGTAAGAACAGGACCACTACCACCTTTAGGATACATAGAGTTGAAAACTTGAATGTCAGTACCATTCCCATTTTTGTTTAAGTTCAAAAATACTCCCTTAGAATTCACATAAATATTAGAAGTGATGTTTTTTGGAATTGTTGTAGTGTAGTTTTTTATTATTCCTTTATCATTTATGTTTGCGATGAAAGTTGCATTTGTTAAAACTAGTCCCTGGCCGTCAGCGTCAATCATAACTGGAGCGTTATTTTTGTCACGTGCGACAGAATCTCGAACATCAGAGTTTGAAAAATCTGTTCCTGTATCTACGATTCCGATTGTTATTCCTTTTCCAGTATAGCCATATTTTTGATAAACATCTTCAGTACCAAGAATCTTTCCTATTCTAGATCCCTCTTGAACAATCACATTTGTATTAAATTGATTTAAAGAGTCAAACTCTAAAGGAAAATCTTCAATTACTGTATATCCTTTTAATTTAAGATTCAAGATATCGTTCTGAGAAAAAACTCCTACGGAAAAAAAACCATTGTTTGAGCTTGTGTCATAGATTAAGTTGTGTGCAATTGATCTTACATCTGAGATAGGACCAGAACCAAATACTACATATCTTTTTACAGGATTTTCATATGACTCTGGCAAGAACGTTATAATGCCAGATTTTTCTACAAATGCAACAGACGGGTTTGTACTGATAAGATCAGCATCATAAAAAGCAGAAGCAGGTTTTGCAGCTGTAGAAAAGAGTAATGTAAAAATTAAAAAAATTGTTAATTCCTGAATGACAAAAAAGCCTTTTTTTGTCATTATTGTTATCTTCGCCTAGCAAGAATTGTTATTTGCAATGCAATAATTATTGCTATCAATGCTACAACCGGAAGAAACAACGAATTAAATTGTCCTGACGCTGCCTCGAGATTGCTAACAGATATGGACATGGAACTTACACTTTGGTTTATGTGTTGGTTTGCTTGAGTTACTGATTGTTGACTACTGTTTAATACTTGACCAAAACTTCCAATTTCTGATTTTAGCTTATCTAGTTCTTGTGATGTAGAATCCAAGACAGAGTTTAGTTTTATTATTTGATTAGATATTCCCTCAATGTTCTGTTTGAGTACAACTGTAACTCCAGACCCTTGAGAGATACTTCCTTGATCAAAGGCAGTTATATGAAATACATAGGTTCCTTCCTCAGGCGGTGTATAATCAACATAGTAAATTCCCTGATGAAGTGTTTGGAATGAATCACCTAGGCTTACTACTGTACCATCAGGCAGATGCACATGCGAAGTACCCAGAAGTTTTGATGCAGAACCTGCAACCAAAAGTCCATCGTTTGTTACTTGGACAAATACTCTAATGGGTTGATTTACTGCCGCTGTTTGTGGTGCAAAGACTAGTGTGTCTAGAGTTCCTTGTATGACTGAGGCTGGCACAGATATGGTTGATGATGATTGAACAAATTTGACATCGATTTTTTGTGAGGTGCCTTTTTCTGCAGTTGCTATTGCTTCTACAGAATATGTACCGTATGCAAAATTTGTAGTGGCATTAGGCCATCGTATTAGAATGTGATCAAAACCACCGTTGTTATCTGCAGTAATTTGATCAAATTTTGCAATCGTACCATCAGGAGCAAAAAGTCTTATAATTAATGGTTCATTTGGCAGTGCTGTTCCATACACCAAAAGAGGTTGACCATCTGAATACACCTGCTTATCAGTGGACATTTGTAATGCAAAGGCTTGCACCATAGATAAATTGGTGATAAGTATCAAAAAGAAGAAAAGTATAGTTGCTGTTTTCAACCTATTCATGATCACTCCATCCCATAGATATTAGTTCTGTTAAATATGAACAATTCATTCATCTAAATTATAATCAATAAAAGATTTTATCTTTATTGCAAAACATCATTCTTTTAATCAATGTTATATCTATCAGAGCTCATTGAATTTATAGCAACCATAGAAAAGTTGAATTGTTCTTTTTTCATTATTGTAACAGATGCATTTCTAATGACTAATTCGTATAAAGATTCTGGTTTTAGCTGCAAAACTGTTGAGATCATTGCTTTGATTGGATCCATATGAGTTACAAGTAAAATATTTTCATTGTCATGTTTCTGAGAACAATAGTTAACCATATCAAGAATTCTTTTTTTCACACTAGAGAACGGTTCAACTCCATTTTGTTCTATTATAGGATTATCTTGATAAAATTTTAAAAAAATATTACCATGTTTAGCAAACATTTCTTCATATAACATTCCTGAGAAGCTTCCCATCTCAATCTCTGTTAATCGCGGATCTATTTCATACTGAAGATTTAGTTTATCAGAAACGATTGTTGC
Coding sequences within it:
- a CDS encoding S8 family serine peptidase encodes the protein MTKKGFFVIQELTIFLIFTLLFSTAAKPASAFYDADLISTNPSVAFVEKSGIITFLPESYENPVKRYVVFGSGPISDVRSIAHNLIYDTSSNNGFFSVGVFSQNDILNLKLKGYTVIEDFPLEFDSLNQFNTNVIVQEGSRIGKILGTEDVYQKYGYTGKGITIGIVDTGTDFSNSDVRDSVARDKNNAPVMIDADGQGLVLTNATFIANINDKGIIKNYTTTIPKNITSNIYVNSKGVFLNLNKNGNGTDIQVFNSMYPKGGSGPVLTGTTSSDYKIGKNSKSFIISKSGIYHFGVIYENVLQGQSSRLQLVPVLVVDSKIAGLYDTIIPDMSDSWKDFTRFDLSLGSAPQYDYDFTDETPITLGNGKEFLVYDSNNDGKLDYSAGTVGARVLDVYGVIGKSSIIDKKIGATNGTLLTPIDTKGNYFGVMYDFQGHGTSTAASIASKGIEKYDIYGNTTKYSLRGVAPGAKIVPIKALWFGDAVYGWLWAAGFNQEKNAWVFDGKPRVDILSNSWGISTFPILQSVPGLDIQSLLLSALEVPGSLDKNYPGILVVSSAGNAGHGYGTLGTPDAAPYALTIGAVTNNVYIGSSSFKNQPRFGNSTYFSGEIAGFSSRGPSLVGDPKPDLMGIGEYSFTPTSVTKYNKNATDPFVLFGGTSLAAPLVAGSAAVLMESLKQKGEQYDTFKIENILMSTATDLKNDPFTQGSGLVNVTNAVNFVKGKDDMFIVYNNASYSNIKKIVDVPIKALNSSSMGLERFQLNNNSFPQTSWFGGRLLPGDRTSATFTIENPTNKTLEIKITPQVLELIKKSQYDDTTTVNLQDSLLNKPGVYRPNYIPLENVKDHFDLLSFFKKSRPIPNDASLMILDLNFPFSDFLNASSKMYADDIKISSLYLYDWNDKNKDGKPDYTELSMVNRGGSWGTVQQLQVSDPNLKIKHIPLVGVYPVPTRFSYWQGDTKKNSTSMDYTITASYYKKQNWSDIWVNSDDIQVAPYSSTQVVATLIVPSDSMPGVHQGFLSFKDSLHEVNVPVSFGVLKKLQPKDLPTVIQGTQNGDVLYGNGYIGGAFDMANRYNAGDWRQYYFDVQDRTINAASLNISWENKDTNLSVFVVDPQGRIVQTNVPAGILGQFQGWPTGDWLGTSSPFSEGGGFYPIKNKDATSTILYAPINQTGTYSILMHSTLFGGQSVAEPLTVTAKFSTILPDENGPKIQFGIPDFINSTFKIKPKIIGEDIDSIRYYLDGIGPQKFNETIFSIISQQLTEGTHTIRLVVTDTVGHTISKEALFTIDNTAPEIIFKSLTNGSTISNISTIDLQINEQNLLDHGGITVILPHQKILDKSSVPFDTRTLENGKYDITVLAIDKAGNEASQTIVVNIDNNAISKMFSPERKESSNEIYYTLTEIIIGIAAAIVIIIITFKKFKISKRS
- a CDS encoding methyl-accepting chemotaxis protein: MNRLKTATILFFFLILITNLSMVQAFALQMSTDKQVYSDGQPLLVYGTALPNEPLIIRLFAPDGTIAKFDQITADNNGGFDHILIRWPNATTNFAYGTYSVEAIATAEKGTSQKIDVKFVQSSSTISVPASVIQGTLDTLVFAPQTAAVNQPIRVFVQVTNDGLLVAGSASKLLGTSHVHLPDGTVVSLGDSFQTLHQGIYYVDYTPPEEGTYVFHITAFDQGSISQGSGVTVVLKQNIEGISNQIIKLNSVLDSTSQELDKLKSEIGSFGQVLNSSQQSVTQANQHINQSVSSMSISVSNLEAASGQFNSLFLPVVALIAIIIALQITILARRR
- a CDS encoding histidine phosphatase family protein codes for the protein MSLIIFLRHAQATNNVERVLAGRSEGIPLTELGLQQAEKIATFLQPLKISAIYSSPIERATHTATIVSDKLNLQYEIDPRLTEIEMGSFSGMLYEEMFAKHGNIFLKFYQDNPIIEQNGVEPFSSVKKRILDMVNYCSQKHDNENILLVTHMDPIKAMISTVLQLKPESLYELVIRNASVTIMKKEQFNFSMVAINSMSSDRYNID